Sequence from the Colletotrichum higginsianum IMI 349063 chromosome 6, whole genome shotgun sequence genome:
CCATCCTCGTCCTAGTCTTCCCACCCCCAGCAGTCTGCAGATAGGCGCCCCCCCTCAAGGATGATACGGATACAACGTTTGTGATGAAATTGCTCCGTCCCTAATAATGTTATGTTCCTTATTTAATATTCTCGCCCCGTCCACCTGGCCTCACTCCGgactttcctttccttctctctcccttccatCCCGTTAATAAGCCTCCGCCAATCCACTGTTCACCAACAGCTTATTCCGTCCTCGACAAACCTAATTATACACTCTGGTTCGTCAAGCCATTCGCTACAAGTCCTAGGACTGCTTCACTCGTTGGACAACACACATATACACACACGCATATATACCCAGTCGCTCTCGATAAAACACTCCGCAATCATCGACTTGACCCGTCAACTCAACCAGCATTCGCAATGAAGTTCTTCTACCCCCTCGCTCTGGCTctcgccgctgtcgtcgcGGCCCAGGACGACCAGTGTGACGCCGCCAACATCGTCACGGCCTGCTTAGACAGCGAGACCGACAAGGTAAGTCTAGAGACCCCCCTTAGCTTCACCTTTCTCAAGGACTACTATTTGACTTACACACGTTTCTGTCTGCTCCAGGTCACGGCCTGTAACCCCACCGACTACGACTGCCAGTGCGCCGCCTACCAGGCCGTGGCCACCTGCTACAACAACTGCCCCAACGACGCCCGCGCCGTGCCCGCCCAGCAGCAGGTGACTATCTTCTGCCAGCAGGCCTCCATCCACGGCTCCGCCGCCCAGCGCAAGACCCAGACCGTCGCCTCCGTCACCGGCTCCGccaccaacgccgccgcctccaactCGGCTTCCCCCACCGCCGCGACGCgcaccaccgccgacgaagctgcctcaaccgccgcctcctcttcgaccGCCACCAGCACCCCCAACATGGGCGTTGGCCAGCTCGCCCGCAAcaccggcggcgtcctcctcgccgtcgctggTGTCGTCGCTGCTGTCCTGTAAGC
This genomic interval carries:
- a CDS encoding Gpi anchored serine-threonine rich protein is translated as MKFFYPLALALAAVVAAQDDQCDAANIVTACLDSETDKVSLETPLSFTFLKDYYLTYTRFCLLQVTACNPTDYDCQCAAYQAVATCYNNCPNDARAVPAQQQVTIFCQQASIHGSAAQRKTQTVASVTGSATNAAASNSASPTAATRTTADEAASTAASSSTATSTPNMGVGQLARNTGGVLLAVAGVVAAVL